The Musa acuminata AAA Group cultivar baxijiao chromosome BXJ3-6, Cavendish_Baxijiao_AAA, whole genome shotgun sequence region TGTGGGACAAATACTGTACAGTATGTGGACAAATACAAGCTTCATGAAGAAGGGCAAATTGTGGCAGGACTGACTTTGACATATACCCATGCCTTATTGAAGTCAAATAATAAAGGATCGAATACCTTAAGTGGGTCTTGATCGAGGAGCGGTTCTCCGGGGAGGAGACTGCGGCGCCGGCGGAGGCTGCaacgaagaagagaagaaatggaTCTCTGATGACAGCAATCTACCGGAGTCGCCGGGAAGTCGCATGTAGGAAGCGGAAGGCGACTCGTTGAACAGTATGTTCCTCATAGGAGACTGCTCAGCGTTGCTGTACCTGACGAAGGCCCTGTATAGGAACGGAATCAGCCCTTCCATTACGATCGATGGAGAGAACAGAACGAGAGCTTGGTAGGATAGGCGGCGGACGGTGGTTGGTGGTGAGAGGATGGCAGAAGAAGAGGTGGGTTAAGTGTTGAGTGTAGGCAGCAGCTGCTTCAAGTAACGTGAAGCGATCGGCCATCAGGTGCAACCTGGACGCCAAAGTTAACTTGGCAGGCCGAGAGGAGGGGCGAAGGGCAGCGTCAGCAGCTGTAGGCTTGTGACCGCTGTTGTCTCACCAACTCCGTTATGACATTAAATGCATTAGTAGTCTGGTAATCTTTTTGAAGCTCTTTTATCTGTAAAGCAGGCGACTGCAGTTGCAGGGGTCAGACCTCTGTCACGAGCTTCCGTGACCCAGTGGCAGGGCAGGAACAAGTTCATTGTAAAGTCATTCGCTGGTGCAATAGCTACATGCATAACAAGATAATAACTAGATACTAATGCTGATCTGGTAACACCAACTGGAAGATTTGGCAGGTAGAGCCTTTGGATTTGGTTTCCTCGTGGACCAGCTGGTTTCCATGTTACTGATTTTTGAGCTCTTGGCCTGGTTTCCATCACCATGGAACATCTAAAGATGTAAGCTTCCAGAGTAAACGAGTGATTTCTTTACGTCCACTCTCTCATTCTAGTGTCGAACACGTCAAATGTTGTCTTTACTCGATTAACTTAGAGATAACACAAGGCAAGTAATTGCGAAAGCCAAGTTGTTTAGTGTTCTACCTAGCAAAGAAACTAATATCCACTCCGATATGAACAAGATTAGAAGTTACCACAATCACGGACAATCATCCGACTCCAGACGTCAGGTGGAACACGATCTAGAGCTGATTGAAAGAACCTGCAAGCATTGGAGGACCTGGGAAAGGGAAACACATACCGTGGGTGGAAGATCCTAGAGCTGGAGAATGGCCATGATTCACTGTGAAAACATAAGAAAAGAAACATCAGATTTAGAAAAAATACATTGGTGTAGCGATGCATTTATTATGGAATGAAAAGGAAAATTGGAAAAAGAGAATAATTCCACCAGAATCATACCACAATTTTTTTTGGGTTGTACACAGCAGACATAAGTCAACTATAACACTCCATCAATTTGATTTTAATAAGAAGGAAGATCTACAGCTGGAGGAAGTAGTGTCAATTAACATTATAACCATATTAAGGTGTGCCAGCAACAATCGGTGGCAAATAGTGGCTACAAAATAATATATCTCTGCAAATGAGAGATCCCAGACTTGGATGATTTCTACGAGTTGACATGAAAATTTTGGCAGCGTGGTTTGTAAGAACTTTTGCTTGAAGCTTGCTCATATTTCTTTACAACAGTTTCATTCTCTTCTAAGCCGTTCTGAAGAAAATATCGTCTCCACCAGGATGAACTCCTTAATTTGGCCTGCACATAAAGTGAAATGTCAAATGGTAATCATCTTGAAAATGCAATAGATACAATCACAGTGACCAGTTCTGTAGCTACTTAAAACAATTCGGTGTAACATTAGAATGATTAGAAACACATTTCTTACATGAGAGATATTAAACAAAGCACAAACTGAGAGTTTCAGATCAGAAACACATTTTTCTGTGGCATCTGCTTTATACATAATGATGCTTCTTCACACAAACAAGCTATTTTGTCATGATTAAATGTCCTGAAAATCCAAGTAAAAGTTTCTACCTTTTCTCATTCCAGTGCCAGACATGCGGTAGAATTGTTCACATGCAATTACACCTCCATTAGATTTCTATCATTTCTCAGCCAGTTCCAAGATCTCATCTTAAACTCTAGTGGAGATACACAATTTCCCGACTGAATCCTAAAATTTCAtgacaaagaacaagaagaagagtaTCGATGGCACTGAGAACATtacaagtaatgatttgaaaagcAAAGTCAGCTTCTCTTCGAGTTCAGAAAAAAAAACTGATGGTTACCACCCTATGAATTTGGTAAGAGGCAAACTGAGAAGAATATGTTTCTGAAGCTAAGTATTGAACTGCAAAACCCAATTGAAGAGGCCAGAGAGAGCCTACAGAATTTAGTATAGTAATGTTGGTTGTGATTGGCTTTCCTGAGAGTAATTAAAATGCATGCACATAGAGAAGAGCGAAAAGAGACTTTCGTCATGGTTGCTAAACAAGATGAATTCCTCTATAAATATTCAAAGAAGGTACAAGCCAACAAGTTTTATGTTACAACAAGTTGACAATCAACAACCTCTTCTATCAATGATATAGAGAATTTTCTATACATAGAACAAAAGAATAACTCTGGTCAAACAACAGGTCAGCATGTGCATCCCTTTTAAATCAACTTTACTCTTCATTTATTCCAACTAAAGACTGGAGACTGATGCATCCACTAAGGAAAAAACCTGAATCTAGCATTGATAAAGaaagataaaaaggaaaaatgaaaagaagaggaagagaaattaTATGCATGAAATAGAGACATTATCATGCCAACTACTATCCCCAGAAAAACCATATATCAAATGACATCCTACAAAGTGGGGAATGCCAACAGAACTGTAGATTAATGCAGAACATACCGGCCTTCCAAATTTTGCCAGCTCCGAAACCTTCGCTCTCTGGTGACCTGGATAACCTACAAAAATCATGAGCTGGAATGAGAATAATGAAGACTTCTTTTAAATACTGAAGGATTATATTCACATCACAGAGGTCTGGGTGTTGTTTGACTTTAATACAAACCAttttaaactatataattaacatAGAAAATGCCAACACTCTTGTAATTTATGAACATTCAAAGAGCAACTTATCTTCAGCTTTTATGTGTTTAGGTGTTGGATATTTCAAACTAAAAAGTGTGAATCCATGCTGTTGAACGCTCATGTAGATTTAAATATCTTCATACAAATTGCATGAAAGGATGTAGGCAAGAAACAAGCACAAAGACGCCTAGACATTTCACAGCAGAAACCATATAATTTGTTATTGTTTGTGTACAACTATGAAAAAATATGCCCTGAATTATTTTCTAAATCTATATGTGGCTGAACTCCTATTGGATGGAACCTTACCAGTAATATACTAGGATATAGTTTCTGAGATGCCACAGCAAAGAATAGCAAACAGAATTTTTTCAAGATATTGATCCATAAATGACCACATAGCTTAATTAAAAAGTAATCAAAAGAAAAGAATTAAAAACAATGAAGTccaacaaaagaaaattaaaagttTGGATCTTCACATCTATGTGTGCCAGAAACAACAGATCTACCTTAACCTTCACTGACTACATGACCAAGCTCGTAAAAACATTCTTCTTAATACTAATTGTCACAAGTATATACACCCTGTTCTGTGCCAAAAAAAAGATGAATGGTAAGAGATGCACTGAAGGTACCCTTGATACATCATAAAAACTGTAAAAACTACACTGCAGTGAGTATAGGCAATAAAgaagtattaaaaaaaaattaccagCAAATATAACAAGACCATCCGTTGATACCCTTGAAAGGTCTGGGAGGGTCTTGTTCAGGTACTTTGGAGATAAGTAATCCAATGAAtctgagacaacaacaagggaaaATGAATTTGGCCTGTATGGTAGAGGAAACTTGATATCAGATACGCGCACAAAGCCTTTGCGTACAAGGCTCTTGCAACTATTATCGGCATCTTCCAGATCATATGGTTCAACACCCCAGGCTTCAGTATCTTCTTCTTTCAACAATTTAGAAACAACCGCACAGGAGTCAGGACCTACATACAACACCTTCCGCATACCATCATTGTAAGCTTTCTTTAGAATAGGTATAGCTTGTAGAACATCTGATGTGCAGGAAACACCTGTTAATATGAGAAATACAAATGAAAATTTAGAATAATTTTGACAAAGTGATGAAAGCTGTAGCATCAAATATCCACATGCAATGATAACATGAGCAATGAGTACTAGTGAAAAATACAATTAACATTTAATATAGCCTAGGTGCTTTGCCAAGAATGCTCCACAAAGAACTTAAAGCAGAGGAGTTGAAATATGATAACTAGAGGATGCCATTATTTTGTTTAAAGAATGTTAGTTCATCAACACTTGAAGCCTAGCTCTTAGTTCATCAAGGATATTTACAGAAAGTGTTTCATGCATGATAACTTAAAGGTTCCGTTCGTTGGCTCCATTGGCTTATTTCAGATGCTCTACAAATCGAAAACACCACCTGGATTGGAAAAAGGGTCATATGTAGGCAAATAATAGAAAGTTTCCACTTGGTTACACAAACTAGTGTTGTAGATTTTTTTACAATTTAAATTTGCTTTAGCAACACATCTGAATTCAACTACAGAGGGTTGACATCAAACTTTTAATTGACTTCAACAGTCTTCCAAGAAGCCTTCTCAGATTCCTGAGTGGTGCAATATAGCTAATCTTGTATCATACAAGGTTTGAATGAAATATCCGTATTGGTCCAATGATTTACACTACACATCTTCAAAAACTCAATTGTAGCAGAAATGTCTTCTTGTGTCTCGGCATATTATTTTTGTGACCTACAATTTTCTTGCATACGAGACTGATTTTGTGAAAATGAGTAGGAGCAAGATGTAAAAAAGTTTGGTAAAAGGTGAAACATGAGGCAAAATGAAAAGTAAAAGAAACTGAGCACATATATAGAACGCTTCTCAAACTCaacaaattatatatacatatgggtAAAAACTAAGCTAAGGCCAGCCATAGGgaaacatccatagagataatcGTGTGATCAGACGaaacaataatttatttttagaaaGTCTACTGGGTCAACTGGAAAATAGAAAAGGTACCTTGAACAATATTTATAGCTTCCTTGTTACCAGCAAATCCACCTGGTCATCGTAGCGAGAAAAGTAGCTTATTCAAGCATGATAGTTTAGgcaagaaaataatataaatgagaGGAGTACGAGATGTCCATATCAACAGACAATAAGTTCACCCCAAAATTGAATCAAGTGCCGGATTCTATCTCAATTATAATATATGAGAGTCGCACGTACCTGAACCTCCAAGTGAATAACCAATGAGGAAAAAAGCACCCTAAAATTTCAGAAAGGTCGACCCATCACATTCTAATATTTACGTTCCCCCATCCGTGGATGGCGCACCTCTATCTACTAAGAAAGCGATTGTACTCCAGAAATGGGAATAAAGTACGTACCAAGACAACCAATCCAACAGCTAATAGAGGCGAATTACGCGACTTTTGATTGAGTGAGCTGACCAGCGGAATGCTTCCGCTATCTGACACGCGTCGAGATGGATTAATTGCTCGCCTTGACGCCATACTTCAGTTCTTCGAATCCCAAAGGACTGCGAGCCCTAATGCTGATCAAAGTaagaaggcaaagaaatcatCACATCAACCTCACTAAATTCCATAACGAGAGAGTTTCAGATCAAACAAGTCCACGTTGATAGGAACAAACTCCGTAAATAGATAAAGAACGAACGAAGGAATGCAGGGCAAATGCATTTCGAAAAAGATCCATGAACTTGAGCCGAGACGCGAGAATCTGCTACGGATCGAATGCGCCAAGCGAGGGATCGGAATCGACAATGTGAAGCATCGTTCCACGAAAGAATCAAGATCCAAAAGCAATGGCCAACCAAGTAATTAGAGAGGATCGCAAGAAGAGAGAGCGACCTGTAAACGGGGAACCGGAAGCCTTCCTCGCCAGATCTGAAGCTTCCCTCCTCGATTACTGTTCGTAGCTTTTCCTTTCGCAACGAGAGAGAAGTGGGGGCGGTACATTAATGGAAGGATTGCCGGCTCACAGTCTCATCCTAACCATCGACTCCGTCAATCCCAACCACAGTGCAAACGGATCGGGTATGGGTCATAGTTGATCCAATCCACAGCGCAAACGGATCGGGTACGGTCTTTGATCAACTCGTCTGAGTCGCGACTTCTCCAACGACCCAATGTGCAGTGGCGTGACCGACGTCGTGAGATGTCGCGAGGAGACCCGATTCCCGTTGCACGAGTCGAATATATCGTGCGAGCATCATTGCATGGCATTAGAGGAATACGATTCACGCGTTGAGTGGGTTAAGATTCCCTTATTACGCTCTTCATAGCCTGACGCACTATTCTTGGACATTCCCAATTAAAAGCGATAGGCAGATGCGTGTACCATCTTAGAATACTATCGAATCATAATCTACGTATAGAAAGGAGATGCAATATATTGATGACGATGTTGACCGGATCACCGCTGAACATATCCGGATGCTCTCATGACGGGAGTAACGGGTTGTGCTGTAAAATTACCCACAATTCTCGATCATAAgctgaaatatgaaatatattatttttggtgGAAAAATAAGTGATAGCAAGCCATGCTGATCCAAAAAAATGAGGAAATTTTTGGCGTATACAAGTACTTGGAATTCAGAGGATATACAGAAAAAATGATCAGAAAAGCAAGATTGCCTGCCTGAGTCTatttaatctatatatatatatattaaattcacTAATTGCAGTAAATACAAATTAAAAGGCATTTTCCCTTCGCCTTTTTCCTACCAATGGATCCTTCGTTTAACTCTCCACCCTTTCCTCCTCACTCGACATTACAGCCTCAAGTTTTCCTAGTTCGGATCTTGAGGTGGTAAATaataaaacaagaaaaaagaactaCCATAGTACTGGAGGTGAAAGCTTCTCCACCGCGGCTTCACATACCACAACTACTACTGCTACCATCTCCTCCTACACTATCTGAGGTCAACGACGACTACGCTGACATTATCCGCGCTCTGCCTTGCAAGCGCCAGCTTCGTCAGCAGCGCCGCTGCGTCGGAGCACGCCCTATCGCTACAACGGCCATCTCTGCCGACCACTTCTTCGCCGATGGGCTCCTTCAAGGGCGCCTTGGCACGCAGGCACGTGCGGACGACGTCGCACGCCATCTCGTTGGTGACCACGTCCCACAGCCCGTCGCTGCCAAGGATGAGGAACTCGTCGTCATCGCGCCTTTCCGTCACGGTCACCTCCGGCTCTGATGTCACGTAGGGCTTTAGATAGCCATCCCCTGTTAGAAACAAGACATACAGGCAGCTAATCAGTTAACGCGAACTCAGTCGCCTGCGAGAGGTGGTGGGGCGGAACAGAGTACCGTACCGATAGCTCGGGACATGGCGAGCACACCTAGAACTCGCGCCCCCTCCCAGTAGATGACTCGACCACCCGCCGCCTCGATCCGGCTCAGCTCGTCCGGCCTGTCGGGCTGCAACACCCACAAGAGCAAGAAGAAATCAGGCTGATGCAGCAGAATAACCGAAGTAGAAAGAAGTCCCATTTCTTGTCTTCCATGATTACCTTGTGGTCAGAGGAAAGGGGCAAGGGGGCGCCACCGCGGCAGAGGACGGCGCGGGAGTCGCCGCAGTTGGCCACGACGATGCGGGTGGGCCCCACGACGGCGACGACGGCGGTGGAGCCCACGTTGTCGCACCTCGGTGCGTGGAGCTCGCAGCGGCAACAGAGGGTTGGCCGGCCTCCTTGTTGcagcgcctccgccgccgccgagtCCATCCGCAAGAAGCTCCGCTCCATCAGCCCCGTCCAAGCCCCCGGAGTCGGTGGAACAGATCCGAGCCTCGACATCTCATCCGCCACGAACTCGTGCATCCGACCACTGCATAACGCCGCCACCTGCAGGTGGAGAGGAGGGGGAGTTATAAGCCCACAACTATTCGAGTAATACAACCACAAGGACGAGGAAAGAGGAAAAGAGCAAAGATATAATAGAGACCACATGATCAATCTTACATGGGAGCAACCATGGCCGTCGTAGACGCCGAAGAAATGGTGGCTCCCACCGACGGACCCACATGTTCGCCGGGAGAAATCGGGAAGGACGGACACAGCGTCCTCCATCTCCTTCCTCCGGCCGCAAACGGACATCACCCCGTACCTCGAGGTGCGGAAGTCCGCGTCCTCCAGCTCGCAAGCTCTCCGGGGCTCCAATTCCGAGGCTACCGAGTTCTCCAAATCCAGGGGCACCAAGGCGGGCAACGAGGCTGAGCAACCCAACCGCTGTCTCTTCCGGCGCGCCTCTTCCGCCGGATCCACCGCCTCCACGCCAGCAACGAACTTGAACCGCCGGATCACCATCCGGCGGCGCTTGACCGCGCGGGTACTAGGCTCGCAGGGGGCAACCGGCGGCTCCGCCTTGCCCGCGACGTCGCAACAGATCTCCGCCATGTCGAGATCCAAGTCCTCCGAAACGCAAGTGTGAGGTGGGTGCGCCTCCGCTTAAAACGTAAAGACACTTGGGGGAGAGAAGAGAGAGCCGGGGGGCAAGGGGTCATAAATGGGCTCCTCGTCGCGGTGGCAGCCCCAGCAACAGAAAGCGCCTGTGCCGTGCCCGGGACAGCGCAGCTGCCCTTGCCCGTGGGTCAGCGTCACGGGCCGCGGTCCCACCTCTGCGCCAACGCACAGTTGGTCTGACGTAGCCCTCCCCTCGCCTCACCAGCAGGGGGCGCATCACAACCGTCCATCGCGGCGGCCCACGCCGCCTCCACCGGGCACGAGTACCTCCGGGCCCCACGATGCGGGGACCTCAAAAAGAAATCGTATCTTATCATATCTCTTGCCTTTTTCTTCCAAGCGATTCATCTCCCTTCCAATTATAACCTCGTGACAAAAACAAAACCACGATACCGGACTCCGCAGCGGCCGGGGAAATTCCAGTGGGCGGTTTTGCAATCACCAAACGAAACAGGACGCAACACGTATACACCTCCCAAAATTCCCGTCGGGACCCACATCTTCAGCCAATCAACAGATGTGTGGACTACGGTCTAGCGCCGGAGACGGGAGGGGGACGCGTGTCTGATGTGGCATGCACTCGAGTCAGATCGAGGATACCGTAGAAGACTTGCCTTCTTTTATGTGCAGTAATATAATACGATATAGTACACGCCTCGCCATCATGTTACGAGTTAGCCGTGTAAATCCGCAACGATGCCAAATGAAGAAGACTCGGGGTGTGCTGTCTGGAATACTGAAGTCAATAATAATGTATGAGCAAAGTATATAGTTGGATGAGTCGCCACAAGGAGTCGCCTGCGGACTCCGACGGCGACGGAGTGTGTGATTTGTTGCGAGGGTGCGGGATCAGGAATCTGCTTTTGAATTCTATAAACCAGCGGCACGTCATGGTATTAGGAATGGGATGACAATCCGCTGCTTCCCACCATAATAGGTGTAGGTGTAGGTGTAGGTGTGTGGCGTGAGGCATTTCACTGCTGCGTCACACGGATTAAGGCGACACATTTGACCTTTCTTTTAGAGTAGGGGCGGAGGGCTGTAACGCTGCTGACGCAATAAGTAGGCCACGGGTCAAAGTGTGTCCAGGATAGATGGCCAATTGAGAGCAGGAAACGTTGGGCGCCGCAGGGGAGACAGACGCACGTTGGCGACCGAGCAGGAGAGGATAAGACGGACGACGCAGATATTTTTCATTGGgagaagagatagagagagagagagaggtgtggccTGTGGCCTGTGGGCTGACGCAGATATTTTTCAttcggagaagagagagagagagagaggtgtgggcTGTGGCCTGTGGGCTGGAGGGGAAAGCTGACTAGGACCAATGGGATTTCTTTTCCACATCGTGGATTTTACGGATcgggaaaataaaaaaataatttagatttatTCATTTTCTGTCTGaatgaaatcaaaattttaatttaagatGATCTAAGATGATCGAAGAATTAGATGTTTGCATCCGGATACACACCTGCGATCGAAGGTGATTTGATTTGTATCTTATTAGATTCTAAGAGTTATTATCTTCTTTCATTTGTATCTATCATGTCACATACTATTATACCATAGTTATTATGTGGTATCGGTAATGCAAGATCAATCATCTTGACGATCATTGCACATTAATGAAAATTATGTCAAGTCGATCACTTACTCTACCTAAAAATTATTAGGGAGTCTTGACTATAAGTATAAGTAACATTTAATCATACTATCTGTAATATGTAATCACTAGAACTCTACAAAAAGTTAAGCATAGCATAGGGTGTtagcataaaatatataatcatacATTTTATTATTGTTCAGAATAATAAACCTTATATGATCTACAAGCACCTATCTTCGGACTTGAGATATTAATTTGTAAAGAGAACTATgtccttctccctttttttttatctttttacaggaccacttagattgatgatTAGGGAGAAGGGTTGAGAGAGAGACTGTAATCCCTGAATCCTATTTGAGATGCTTCTTTTTAGTTCCtaaaggtcctgtctatttataggtgagagcagagaatctaggataagttattatgagagtttCTCCCAAGGTTATCCcataaggaatcctactttaacatGAACTTCTTTTATATTgatcaataaccataatcagaatccaatcatatcaataatatattaCCTAATTAAATATGACCACATAATCTCtagaaactaaataaaaaatacacGATATGAAATTTTCTCGAACTCCACAAAGAGTTAAGCAATAGAGAGACTAAATAAGAAACACAAGACATGTAATTTTCTCTTATAGATGTTTCGAATGCATCTCATCATCACTTATTGAATTGAATTGGGAAATTCTCACCCCAATGTTTCAATTACACCTATATTTAAAAGAATGGATTACACCTATCGGAAGActataatgatgatttttctaatttctatggatttcgaattatgaaatatcatagaaaatgactttcaatagtcttctcttccaatgaataattggaatgagttggagaagaagatgttcgctttaaatgtcaaagctatgaatgccttgttttgtattttggataaaaacgagttcaattgagtatcaatttgtgaaacaacttttgatatttggcacatcctctaagttactcacgaaggcactagtagagtaaaggagtcaaaaattaatcttttagtccatacttatgagttgttttggatgaaaccaagtgaaactattggagacatatacacccgatttacggatatcgtcaatagttaaaaagacttggtaaaagtttttctaattttgaacttgttaataaaatcttgagatcccttccaaagagttgggatcctaaagtaactactATTTAAGAAGCaaatgatttaaataacttccctctcgaagaacttttcgggtcactaatgacttatgaaatgacttgcaatactcatgaagagcttgagaacaaccttccaaataacaggaaggatatgacactaaaaacttacgaagaccacttgaaagaaaattcaagtgatgaggactatgatgaaaaCTTGACACTATTGAcaataaagttcaaaaaatttataaaaatgaataaatttaaaaataatactaaaaataaaattgaacccaagaaagaacaaattatatgctacgaatataagaagctgggacatttcaaaagtgaatgtcctcaagcaaagaagaagcaactaaaaaagaagaatgctcttaaagcaacttgagatgattcaagtgcatctgaaaagaggagtcaaccaacacagagcaagttgctcactacgcactaatgactatcaaagatgaggtaagcagttcattagatgcaaatttatcattcgatgagcttttaagtatttttc contains the following coding sequences:
- the LOC135640862 gene encoding probable pectin methylesterase CGR2 isoform X1, with amino-acid sequence MASRRAINPSRRVSDSGSIPLVSSLNQKSRNSPLLAVGLVVLGAFFLIGYSLGGSGGFAGNKEAINIVQGVSCTSDVLQAIPILKKAYNDGMRKVLYVGPDSCAVVSKLLKEEDTEAWGVEPYDLEDADNSCKSLVRKGFVRVSDIKFPLPYRPNSFSLVVVSDSLDYLSPKYLNKTLPDLSRVSTDGLVIFAGYPGHQRAKVSELAKFGRPAKLRSSSWWRRYFLQNGLEENETVVKKYEQASSKSSYKPRCQNFHVNS
- the LOC135640862 gene encoding probable pectin methylesterase CGR2 isoform X2, translating into MASRRAINPSRRVSDSGSIPLVSSLNQKSRNSPLLAVGLVVLGAFFLIGYSLGGSGGFAGNKEAINIVQGVSCTSDVLQAIPILKKAYNDGMRKVLYVGPDSCAVVSKLLKEEDTEAWGVEPYDLEDADNSCKSLVRKGFVRVSDIKFPLPYRPNSFSLVVVSDSLDYLSPKYLNKTLPDLSRVSTDGLVIFAAHDFCRLSRSPESEGFGAGKIWKAGQIKEFILVETIFSSERLRRE
- the LOC103987869 gene encoding probable protein phosphatase 2C 49, translated to MAEICCDVAGKAEPPVAPCEPSTRAVKRRRMVIRRFKFVAGVEAVDPAEEARRKRQRLGCSASLPALVPLDLENSVASELEPRRACELEDADFRTSRYGVMSVCGRRKEMEDAVSVLPDFSRRTCGSVGGSHHFFGVYDGHGCSHVAALCSGRMHEFVADEMSRLGSVPPTPGAWTGLMERSFLRMDSAAAEALQQGGRPTLCCRCELHAPRCDNVGSTAVVAVVGPTRIVVANCGDSRAVLCRGGAPLPLSSDHKPDRPDELSRIEAAGGRVIYWEGARVLGVLAMSRAIGDGYLKPYVTSEPEVTVTERRDDDEFLILGSDGLWDVVTNEMACDVVRTCLRAKAPLKEPIGEEVVGRDGRCSDRACSDAAALLTKLALARQSADNVSVVVVDLR